The window AGAGCTGCGCGATGATCTTCTGCCTCGGCTACCTGCTCCTAATCACGACGGCCGACATCATCGCCATCCTTTCCAATCCGAGGCTCCGATGACAATGACCAGTTCTGAGACCAAGTCTGACCGGATGTCCAGAACCCGGCTCGGCTATCGCTTCAACATCATCGGCATGATCGGTCTCGCGGTTATCCTTTTGTGGGCGTTGATCGCGATCTTCGCGCCGCTGATCATCCCCTACCCGGTGGGCGAAATCGTCGACCTCGACTATTTCGGCCCGATGAGCCGCGACTTCTGGCTCGGCTCCGATTATCTCGGCCGCGACATGCTCTCGCGAATCCTGATGGGCGCCCGCTATACGGTAGGCATCTCGCTTGCGGCGGTTACGATCGCCTGCTTCAGCGGCGTGGTGCTCGGCATGATCGCAGCGGTCGACGGCGGCTGGCTCGACACGGTGCTGAGCCGCTTCCTCGACGCCCTCAATTCGATCCCAAGCAAGCTGTTCGGCCTCGTGGTCGTCGCTGCCGTCGGCTCCTCCATTCCCGTGCTGATCCTGACGCTGTCGGTGATCTACATCCCCGGCGCCTACCGTTTCGCCCGCGCACTTGCCGTCAATATCAACGCGATGGATTTCATCACCGTCGCCCGCATCCGCGGCGAAAGCACCCTCTATCTCATCCGCTCGGAAATCCTGCCGAACATCGTCGGGCCGGTACTTGCCGACTTAGGCATCCGCTTCGTCTTCATCGTTCTCCTGCTCTCCGGCCTCTCCTTCCTCGGCCTTGGCGTCCAGCCGCCCTATGCCGACTGGGGGGCTCTCGTGCGCGAGAACATCGGCGGCCTGCCCTTTGGCGCACCGGCGGTGATGGCACCCTCCTTTGCGATCGCCAGCCTCACCATCAGCGTCAACCTGCTGATCGACAACCTGCCCAAGAAGATCCGCGATCGGAGCGAATGATGGTCAATCTCGTAGA of the Sinorhizobium chiapasense genome contains:
- a CDS encoding ABC transporter permease: MTMTSSETKSDRMSRTRLGYRFNIIGMIGLAVILLWALIAIFAPLIIPYPVGEIVDLDYFGPMSRDFWLGSDYLGRDMLSRILMGARYTVGISLAAVTIACFSGVVLGMIAAVDGGWLDTVLSRFLDALNSIPSKLFGLVVVAAVGSSIPVLILTLSVIYIPGAYRFARALAVNINAMDFITVARIRGESTLYLIRSEILPNIVGPVLADLGIRFVFIVLLLSGLSFLGLGVQPPYADWGALVRENIGGLPFGAPAVMAPSFAIASLTISVNLLIDNLPKKIRDRSE